The following are from one region of the Salvia hispanica cultivar TCC Black 2014 chromosome 1, UniMelb_Shisp_WGS_1.0, whole genome shotgun sequence genome:
- the LOC125201369 gene encoding uncharacterized protein LOC125201369 isoform X1, with protein sequence MAVEASLGSSVASPSAEKLTGKPAVGSQVSGDGVHCHQCRQKARVPVAACKNHMKKKPCLVKICSRCLWNRYKEKVEEVASLEGWKCPKCRGICNCSVCMKRRGHQPTGPAKATGFSSVTEMLTAEDSDNGKDVLSARKKGKERLNADDNTSSKRMKHSKLAETSQTIPKEIVLPVGTDLTSVAGIDVPAEDVGNALEFLEFCYVFGEILKLKDGEALCVLRNIVFHRLTAKRGRSCPVVMFHVHLLSIIKEEEGEKFPKPHPREWFSVLKKCLAESERVLKVLGMSYLEKAADYDALNASQMLRVVNLLCIHVLGTKKLRNWIEHQKTQFDQKAKEAKLKVFEARGEIKILKQKIKEDTAKAIDARDREQEVIVSLNRSAAEQAHGKLIESEAMLLKIDQTADAIRVEPIFTDCSGHMYWKLKCADESDVLHQDVGKGDTLTLQEKWFALSVEERKEIVKNITTSYWELKRIKSTLFVVFSLVLCVLVGFLEACLSLVLCFDRSL encoded by the exons ATGGCGGTTGAAGCATCCCTAGGTAGTTCAGTGGCGTCTCCGTCGGCAGAGAAATTGACCGGAAAACCGGCTGTCGGTAGCCAAGTTAGTGGTGACGGGGTACACTGCCATCAG TGTCGTCAAAAAGCCAGGGTTCCAGTAGCAGCATGCAAGAATCACATGAAGAAGAAACCGTGTTTAGTAAAGATATGTAGCAGATGCCTATGGAACAG GTACAAGGAAAAGGTGGAGGAAGTAGCTAGTTTGGAGGGATGGAAGTGCCCGAAATGCAGGGGCATTTGCAATTGCAGTGTGTGCAT GAAGAGAAGGGGCCATCAACCCACCGGTCCAGCAAAAGCGACTGGATTCTCTTCCGTCACTGAGATGCTAACTGCTGAGGATTCAGATAATGGGAAG GATGTATTATCTGCTAGAAAGAAAGGGAAGGAAAGGTTGAATGCAGATGATAATACCTCTTCAAAGAGAATGAAACATTCTAAATTGGCTGAAACCAGCCAGACTATTCCTAAAGAAATTGTGCTGCCTGTGGGAACAGACTTGACCAGTGTGGCTGGAATTGATGTACCTGCAGAAGATGTTGGCAATGCTTTGGAGTTTCTCGAATTCTGTTATGTTTTTGGAGAG ATCCTAAAATTGAAAGATGGGGAAGCATTATGTGTCCTCCGAAATATAGTATTTCATAGGCTAACTGCAAAGCGAGGAAGATCATGTCCGGTTGTCATGTTTCATGTACACCTGCtgtcaataattaaagaggAAGAGGGAGAGAA ATTTCCAAAGCCGCATCCGCGCGAGTGGTTCAGTGTGCTGAAGAAATGCTTGGCTGAATCTGAACGTGTTCTTAAAGTGTTGGGGATGAGTTATTTAGAGAAGGCTGCTGACTATGATGCTTTAAATGCTTCACAAATGCTTAGGGTCGTAAATCTGCTATGCATTCATGTTCTTGGCACGAA AAAGCTAAGAAATTGGATAGAACACCAAAAAACACAATTTGACCAGAAAGCAAAGGAAGCTAAACTTAAGGTTTTTGAAGCAAGAGGCGAG ataaagattttgaagcagaaaataaaagaggaCACTGCCAAAGCTATTGATGCTAGGGATAGGGAGCAGGAAGTAATTGTTTCTCTTAATAGATCTGCTGCAGAGCAAGCTCATGGAAAGCTGATTGAGTCAGAGGCAATGCTTTTGAAAA TTGATCAGACAGCTGATGCTATAAGAGTAGAGCCCATCTTCACGGACTGCAGTGGTCATATGTATTGGAAATTGAAATGTGCTGATGAATCTGATGTACTGCATCAAG ATGTTGGGAAAGGGGATACTCTTACCTTACAAGAAAAATGGTTTGCTCTCAGtgttgaagaaagaaaagaaattgtgAAGAATATTACTACAAG CTATTGGGAGTTGAAGAGGATAAAGTCGACTTTGTTTGTGGTCTTTTCTTTAGTTCTTTGTGTTTTAGTTGGATTCTTGGAGGCATGCTTATCTCTAGTACTTTGTTTTGATAGGAGTCTTTAG
- the LOC125201369 gene encoding uncharacterized protein LOC125201369 isoform X3 has translation MAVEASLGSSVASPSAEKLTGKPAVGSQVSGDGVHCHQCRQKARVPVAACKNHMKKKPCLVKICSRCLWNRYKEKVEEVASLEGWKCPKCRGICNCSVCMKRRGHQPTGPAKATGFSSVTEMLTAEDSDNGKDVLSARKKGKERLNADDNTSSKRMKHSKLAETSQTIPKEIVLPVGTDLTSVAGIDVPAEDVGNALEFLEFCYVFGEILKLKDGEALCVLRNIVFHRLTAKRGRSCPVVMFHVHLLSIIKEEEGEKFPKPHPREWFSVLKKCLAESERVLKVLGMSYLEKAADYDALNASQMLRVVNLLCIHVLGTKKLRNWIEHQKTQFDQKAKEAKLKVFEARGEIKILKQKIKEDTAKAIDARDREQEVIVSLNRSAAEQAHGKLIESEAMLLKIDQTADAIRVEPIFTDCSGHMYWKLKCADESDVLHQDVGKGDTLTLQEKWFALSVEERKEIVKNITTRYSPITVVGILK, from the exons ATGGCGGTTGAAGCATCCCTAGGTAGTTCAGTGGCGTCTCCGTCGGCAGAGAAATTGACCGGAAAACCGGCTGTCGGTAGCCAAGTTAGTGGTGACGGGGTACACTGCCATCAG TGTCGTCAAAAAGCCAGGGTTCCAGTAGCAGCATGCAAGAATCACATGAAGAAGAAACCGTGTTTAGTAAAGATATGTAGCAGATGCCTATGGAACAG GTACAAGGAAAAGGTGGAGGAAGTAGCTAGTTTGGAGGGATGGAAGTGCCCGAAATGCAGGGGCATTTGCAATTGCAGTGTGTGCAT GAAGAGAAGGGGCCATCAACCCACCGGTCCAGCAAAAGCGACTGGATTCTCTTCCGTCACTGAGATGCTAACTGCTGAGGATTCAGATAATGGGAAG GATGTATTATCTGCTAGAAAGAAAGGGAAGGAAAGGTTGAATGCAGATGATAATACCTCTTCAAAGAGAATGAAACATTCTAAATTGGCTGAAACCAGCCAGACTATTCCTAAAGAAATTGTGCTGCCTGTGGGAACAGACTTGACCAGTGTGGCTGGAATTGATGTACCTGCAGAAGATGTTGGCAATGCTTTGGAGTTTCTCGAATTCTGTTATGTTTTTGGAGAG ATCCTAAAATTGAAAGATGGGGAAGCATTATGTGTCCTCCGAAATATAGTATTTCATAGGCTAACTGCAAAGCGAGGAAGATCATGTCCGGTTGTCATGTTTCATGTACACCTGCtgtcaataattaaagaggAAGAGGGAGAGAA ATTTCCAAAGCCGCATCCGCGCGAGTGGTTCAGTGTGCTGAAGAAATGCTTGGCTGAATCTGAACGTGTTCTTAAAGTGTTGGGGATGAGTTATTTAGAGAAGGCTGCTGACTATGATGCTTTAAATGCTTCACAAATGCTTAGGGTCGTAAATCTGCTATGCATTCATGTTCTTGGCACGAA AAAGCTAAGAAATTGGATAGAACACCAAAAAACACAATTTGACCAGAAAGCAAAGGAAGCTAAACTTAAGGTTTTTGAAGCAAGAGGCGAG ataaagattttgaagcagaaaataaaagaggaCACTGCCAAAGCTATTGATGCTAGGGATAGGGAGCAGGAAGTAATTGTTTCTCTTAATAGATCTGCTGCAGAGCAAGCTCATGGAAAGCTGATTGAGTCAGAGGCAATGCTTTTGAAAA TTGATCAGACAGCTGATGCTATAAGAGTAGAGCCCATCTTCACGGACTGCAGTGGTCATATGTATTGGAAATTGAAATGTGCTGATGAATCTGATGTACTGCATCAAG ATGTTGGGAAAGGGGATACTCTTACCTTACAAGAAAAATGGTTTGCTCTCAGtgttgaagaaagaaaagaaattgtgAAGAATATTACTACAAG GTATTCTCCAATTACTGTAGTTGGCATTTTGAAATAA
- the LOC125201369 gene encoding uncharacterized protein LOC125201369 isoform X5: MAVEASLGSSVASPSAEKLTGKPAVGSQVSGDGVHCHQCRQKARVPVAACKNHMKKKPCLVKICSRCLWNRYKEKVEEVASLEGWKCPKCRGICNCSVCMKRRGHQPTGPAKATGFSSVTEMLTAEDSDNGKDVLSARKKGKERLNADDNTSSKRMKHSKLAETSQTIPKEIVLPVGTDLTSVAGIDVPAEDVGNALEFLEFCYVFGEILKLKDGEALCVLRNIVFHRLTAKRGRSCPVVMFHVHLLSIIKEEEGEKFPKPHPREWFSVLKKCLAESERVLKVLGMSYLEKAADYDALNASQMLRVVNLLCIHVLGTKKLRNWIEHQKTQFDQKAKEAKLKVFEARGEIKILKQKIKEDTAKAIDARDREQEVIVSLNRSAAEQAHGKLIESEAMLLKIDQTADAIRVEPIFTDCSGHMYWKLKCADESDVLHQDVGKGDTLTLQEKWFALSVEERKEIVKNITTREEWSGKYIL; the protein is encoded by the exons ATGGCGGTTGAAGCATCCCTAGGTAGTTCAGTGGCGTCTCCGTCGGCAGAGAAATTGACCGGAAAACCGGCTGTCGGTAGCCAAGTTAGTGGTGACGGGGTACACTGCCATCAG TGTCGTCAAAAAGCCAGGGTTCCAGTAGCAGCATGCAAGAATCACATGAAGAAGAAACCGTGTTTAGTAAAGATATGTAGCAGATGCCTATGGAACAG GTACAAGGAAAAGGTGGAGGAAGTAGCTAGTTTGGAGGGATGGAAGTGCCCGAAATGCAGGGGCATTTGCAATTGCAGTGTGTGCAT GAAGAGAAGGGGCCATCAACCCACCGGTCCAGCAAAAGCGACTGGATTCTCTTCCGTCACTGAGATGCTAACTGCTGAGGATTCAGATAATGGGAAG GATGTATTATCTGCTAGAAAGAAAGGGAAGGAAAGGTTGAATGCAGATGATAATACCTCTTCAAAGAGAATGAAACATTCTAAATTGGCTGAAACCAGCCAGACTATTCCTAAAGAAATTGTGCTGCCTGTGGGAACAGACTTGACCAGTGTGGCTGGAATTGATGTACCTGCAGAAGATGTTGGCAATGCTTTGGAGTTTCTCGAATTCTGTTATGTTTTTGGAGAG ATCCTAAAATTGAAAGATGGGGAAGCATTATGTGTCCTCCGAAATATAGTATTTCATAGGCTAACTGCAAAGCGAGGAAGATCATGTCCGGTTGTCATGTTTCATGTACACCTGCtgtcaataattaaagaggAAGAGGGAGAGAA ATTTCCAAAGCCGCATCCGCGCGAGTGGTTCAGTGTGCTGAAGAAATGCTTGGCTGAATCTGAACGTGTTCTTAAAGTGTTGGGGATGAGTTATTTAGAGAAGGCTGCTGACTATGATGCTTTAAATGCTTCACAAATGCTTAGGGTCGTAAATCTGCTATGCATTCATGTTCTTGGCACGAA AAAGCTAAGAAATTGGATAGAACACCAAAAAACACAATTTGACCAGAAAGCAAAGGAAGCTAAACTTAAGGTTTTTGAAGCAAGAGGCGAG ataaagattttgaagcagaaaataaaagaggaCACTGCCAAAGCTATTGATGCTAGGGATAGGGAGCAGGAAGTAATTGTTTCTCTTAATAGATCTGCTGCAGAGCAAGCTCATGGAAAGCTGATTGAGTCAGAGGCAATGCTTTTGAAAA TTGATCAGACAGCTGATGCTATAAGAGTAGAGCCCATCTTCACGGACTGCAGTGGTCATATGTATTGGAAATTGAAATGTGCTGATGAATCTGATGTACTGCATCAAG ATGTTGGGAAAGGGGATACTCTTACCTTACAAGAAAAATGGTTTGCTCTCAGtgttgaagaaagaaaagaaattgtgAAGAATATTACTACAAG GGAAGAGTGGTCTGGAAAATATATTCTGTAG
- the LOC125201369 gene encoding uncharacterized protein LOC125201369 isoform X2 yields MAVEASLGSSVASPSAEKLTGKPAVGSQVSGDGVHCHQCRQKARVPVAACKNHMKKKPCLVKICSRCLWNRYKEKVEEVASLEGWKCPKCRGICNCSVCMKRRGHQPTGPAKATGFSSVTEMLTAEDSDNGKDVLSARKKGKERLNADDNTSSKRMKHSKLAETSQTIPKEIVLPVGTDLTSVAGIDVPAEDVGNALEFLEFCYVFGEILKLKDGEALCVLRNIVFHRLTAKRGRSCPVVMFHVHLLSIIKEEEGEKFPKPHPREWFSVLKKCLAESERVLKVLGMSYLEKAADYDALNASQMLRVVNLLCIHVLGTKKLRNWIEHQKTQFDQKAKEAKLKVFEARGEKIKEDTAKAIDARDREQEVIVSLNRSAAEQAHGKLIESEAMLLKIDQTADAIRVEPIFTDCSGHMYWKLKCADESDVLHQDVGKGDTLTLQEKWFALSVEERKEIVKNITTSYWELKRIKSTLFVVFSLVLCVLVGFLEACLSLVLCFDRSL; encoded by the exons ATGGCGGTTGAAGCATCCCTAGGTAGTTCAGTGGCGTCTCCGTCGGCAGAGAAATTGACCGGAAAACCGGCTGTCGGTAGCCAAGTTAGTGGTGACGGGGTACACTGCCATCAG TGTCGTCAAAAAGCCAGGGTTCCAGTAGCAGCATGCAAGAATCACATGAAGAAGAAACCGTGTTTAGTAAAGATATGTAGCAGATGCCTATGGAACAG GTACAAGGAAAAGGTGGAGGAAGTAGCTAGTTTGGAGGGATGGAAGTGCCCGAAATGCAGGGGCATTTGCAATTGCAGTGTGTGCAT GAAGAGAAGGGGCCATCAACCCACCGGTCCAGCAAAAGCGACTGGATTCTCTTCCGTCACTGAGATGCTAACTGCTGAGGATTCAGATAATGGGAAG GATGTATTATCTGCTAGAAAGAAAGGGAAGGAAAGGTTGAATGCAGATGATAATACCTCTTCAAAGAGAATGAAACATTCTAAATTGGCTGAAACCAGCCAGACTATTCCTAAAGAAATTGTGCTGCCTGTGGGAACAGACTTGACCAGTGTGGCTGGAATTGATGTACCTGCAGAAGATGTTGGCAATGCTTTGGAGTTTCTCGAATTCTGTTATGTTTTTGGAGAG ATCCTAAAATTGAAAGATGGGGAAGCATTATGTGTCCTCCGAAATATAGTATTTCATAGGCTAACTGCAAAGCGAGGAAGATCATGTCCGGTTGTCATGTTTCATGTACACCTGCtgtcaataattaaagaggAAGAGGGAGAGAA ATTTCCAAAGCCGCATCCGCGCGAGTGGTTCAGTGTGCTGAAGAAATGCTTGGCTGAATCTGAACGTGTTCTTAAAGTGTTGGGGATGAGTTATTTAGAGAAGGCTGCTGACTATGATGCTTTAAATGCTTCACAAATGCTTAGGGTCGTAAATCTGCTATGCATTCATGTTCTTGGCACGAA AAAGCTAAGAAATTGGATAGAACACCAAAAAACACAATTTGACCAGAAAGCAAAGGAAGCTAAACTTAAGGTTTTTGAAGCAAGAGGCGAG aaaataaaagaggaCACTGCCAAAGCTATTGATGCTAGGGATAGGGAGCAGGAAGTAATTGTTTCTCTTAATAGATCTGCTGCAGAGCAAGCTCATGGAAAGCTGATTGAGTCAGAGGCAATGCTTTTGAAAA TTGATCAGACAGCTGATGCTATAAGAGTAGAGCCCATCTTCACGGACTGCAGTGGTCATATGTATTGGAAATTGAAATGTGCTGATGAATCTGATGTACTGCATCAAG ATGTTGGGAAAGGGGATACTCTTACCTTACAAGAAAAATGGTTTGCTCTCAGtgttgaagaaagaaaagaaattgtgAAGAATATTACTACAAG CTATTGGGAGTTGAAGAGGATAAAGTCGACTTTGTTTGTGGTCTTTTCTTTAGTTCTTTGTGTTTTAGTTGGATTCTTGGAGGCATGCTTATCTCTAGTACTTTGTTTTGATAGGAGTCTTTAG
- the LOC125201370 gene encoding thylakoid membrane protein slr0575, whose protein sequence is MAVTSTAGMVAGCGGGGGILVRCPGCICSRSLPCFASSRIPGPNLSIYHTQFPLKTHLKLYRSPKLARAADSTQSSSIATANTDKTVIPDSEFTLAKVSFGVIGLGLGVGLLSYGFGAYFNILPGSEWSALMLTYGFPLAIIGMALKYAELKPVPCLTYSDALAMREKCSTPILNQVRNDVTRYRYGDEQHLDEALKRIFQYGQGGGIPRRSAPILQSIREEVTEDGKYSLVLVFEAKALELSDFEKRKAKIASFFGPGITAEIIESGNGSYEVKLISNTTL, encoded by the exons ATGGCAGTGACATCCACGGCGGGGATGGTGGCTGGatgcggcggcggaggaggaatACTTGTCCGATGCCCGGGCTGCATCTGTTCGCGCTCTCTGCCTTGCTTTGCTTCTTCTCGGATTCCCGGACCCAACCTATCCATTTATCACACCCAATTTCCACTCAAAACACACCTCAAACTCTACCGGAGCCCTAAATTGGCCCGAGCTGCCGATTCAACGCAGTCTTCTTCCATTGCCACTGCTAATACTGACAAGACAGTAATCCCCGATTCTGAATTCACGCTCGCCAAA GTCTCTTTCGGTGTTATTGGATTAGGACTTGGCGTTGGGCTTCTCTC GTATGGTTTTGGGGCTTACTTCAATATCCTCCCAGGGTCTGAATGGTCGGCGCTGATGCTGACCTATGGCTTTCCTCTAGCAATCATTGGCATGGCTCTCAAG TATGCAGAACTTAAGCCTGTACCCTGCTTGACTTATTCAGATGCTCTAGCaatgagagaaaaatgttCAACTCCGATTCTCAATCAG GTCAGAAACGATGTAACAAGATACCGTTATGGGGATGAGCAGCATCTGGATGAAGCATTAAAGCGAATTTTCCAATACGGCCAG GGTGGAGGTATTCCTCGGAGGAGTGCTCCAATTTTACAAAGTATCCGGGAAGAA GTTACTGAAGATGGGAAATATTCATTGGTGTTAGTATTTGAGGCCAAAGCACTGGAGTTGTCCGActttgaaaaaagaaag GCAAAAATTGCTTCCTTCTTTGGGCCGGGGATCACTGCTGAAATTA TCGAAAGTGGGAACGGTTCATACGAGGTCAAACTAATTTCCAACACAACATTGTAA
- the LOC125201369 gene encoding uncharacterized protein LOC125201369 isoform X4 — translation MAVEASLGSSVASPSAEKLTGKPAVGSQVSGDGVHCHQCRQKARVPVAACKNHMKKKPCLVKICSRCLWNRYKEKVEEVASLEGWKCPKCRGICNCSVCMKRRGHQPTGPAKATGFSSVTEMLTAEDSDNGKDVLSARKKGKERLNADDNTSSKRMKHSKLAETSQTIPKEIVLPVGTDLTSVAGIDVPAEDVGNALEFLEFCYVFGEILKLKDGEALCVLRNIVFHRLTAKRGRSCPVVMFHVHLLSIIKEEEGEKFPKPHPREWFSVLKKCLAESERVLKVLGMSYLEKAADYDALNASQMLRVVNLLCIHVLGTKKLRNWIEHQKTQFDQKAKEAKLKVFEARGEIKILKQKIKEDTAKAIDARDREQEVIVSLNRSAAEQAHGKLIESEAMLLKIDQTADAIRVEPIFTDCSGHMYWKLKCADESDVLHQDVGKGDTLTLQEKWFALSVEERKEIVKNITTSWHFEIITTEV, via the exons ATGGCGGTTGAAGCATCCCTAGGTAGTTCAGTGGCGTCTCCGTCGGCAGAGAAATTGACCGGAAAACCGGCTGTCGGTAGCCAAGTTAGTGGTGACGGGGTACACTGCCATCAG TGTCGTCAAAAAGCCAGGGTTCCAGTAGCAGCATGCAAGAATCACATGAAGAAGAAACCGTGTTTAGTAAAGATATGTAGCAGATGCCTATGGAACAG GTACAAGGAAAAGGTGGAGGAAGTAGCTAGTTTGGAGGGATGGAAGTGCCCGAAATGCAGGGGCATTTGCAATTGCAGTGTGTGCAT GAAGAGAAGGGGCCATCAACCCACCGGTCCAGCAAAAGCGACTGGATTCTCTTCCGTCACTGAGATGCTAACTGCTGAGGATTCAGATAATGGGAAG GATGTATTATCTGCTAGAAAGAAAGGGAAGGAAAGGTTGAATGCAGATGATAATACCTCTTCAAAGAGAATGAAACATTCTAAATTGGCTGAAACCAGCCAGACTATTCCTAAAGAAATTGTGCTGCCTGTGGGAACAGACTTGACCAGTGTGGCTGGAATTGATGTACCTGCAGAAGATGTTGGCAATGCTTTGGAGTTTCTCGAATTCTGTTATGTTTTTGGAGAG ATCCTAAAATTGAAAGATGGGGAAGCATTATGTGTCCTCCGAAATATAGTATTTCATAGGCTAACTGCAAAGCGAGGAAGATCATGTCCGGTTGTCATGTTTCATGTACACCTGCtgtcaataattaaagaggAAGAGGGAGAGAA ATTTCCAAAGCCGCATCCGCGCGAGTGGTTCAGTGTGCTGAAGAAATGCTTGGCTGAATCTGAACGTGTTCTTAAAGTGTTGGGGATGAGTTATTTAGAGAAGGCTGCTGACTATGATGCTTTAAATGCTTCACAAATGCTTAGGGTCGTAAATCTGCTATGCATTCATGTTCTTGGCACGAA AAAGCTAAGAAATTGGATAGAACACCAAAAAACACAATTTGACCAGAAAGCAAAGGAAGCTAAACTTAAGGTTTTTGAAGCAAGAGGCGAG ataaagattttgaagcagaaaataaaagaggaCACTGCCAAAGCTATTGATGCTAGGGATAGGGAGCAGGAAGTAATTGTTTCTCTTAATAGATCTGCTGCAGAGCAAGCTCATGGAAAGCTGATTGAGTCAGAGGCAATGCTTTTGAAAA TTGATCAGACAGCTGATGCTATAAGAGTAGAGCCCATCTTCACGGACTGCAGTGGTCATATGTATTGGAAATTGAAATGTGCTGATGAATCTGATGTACTGCATCAAG ATGTTGGGAAAGGGGATACTCTTACCTTACAAGAAAAATGGTTTGCTCTCAGtgttgaagaaagaaaagaaattgtgAAGAATATTACTACAAG TTGGCATTTTGAAATAATCACAACTGAGGTCTGA